One Setaria italica strain Yugu1 chromosome II, Setaria_italica_v2.0, whole genome shotgun sequence DNA segment encodes these proteins:
- the LOC101781030 gene encoding GDSL esterase/lipase At2g42990 isoform X1 — protein MKHIVISAPIQLFRILPIHWSRCIYSGLPFNIELPVKMSSESLCYWLLLLVAHFSLSPSRATAGKVSAIIVFGDSTVDAGNNNFIPTIAKGNFPPYGRDFDGGVATGRFSNGRLATDFFSEAFGLPSSVPAYLDPSYSIDQLAMGVSFASAGTGLDDLTAKIASVIPLRQQLEYFKEYKERLKLAKGESMAKEIVAEALYVFSIGTNDFILNYFVLPLRPAQYTAPEYVTYLIGLADAAVRDAYDLGARKIEFTGLAPFGCVPSARTLNHDEPGECNEEHNQLAMRFNAELQEAVRKLNGDLAGAQVVYAETYSVVSTIIANPSFYGFENVAQGCCGTGLIETSVLCGLDRPLTCQDADKVQDIPVSLGNQSQQELTLADGSYELHPAPEDEAVAEPPLARVELVHGEDQFASILLEDGSPRVHCGWCRWNHPLEVPPLRGFSGHTVGHPAFLWVPITACLRGTRVPGPWDSSELRAGEGAPTPGLAIVATFGGCGQGTHVARHVGVCSFASTDTILQGTPHGDYVRPDWVVSRQR, from the exons ATGAAGCATATAGTAATCTCTGCTCCGATCCAGCTATTTAGGATACTACCGATTCATTGGAGTCGTTGCATCTACTCCGGTTTGCCCTTCAATATAGAGCTACCAGTCAAGATGTCCTCAGAGAGCCTGTGCTACTGGCTGCTGCTTCTCGTCGCGCATTTCTCGCTCTCACCCAGCAGGGCCACCGCCGGCAAGGTGTCAGCGATCATTGTGTTCGGGGATTCGACGGTCGACGCAGGCAACAACAACTTCATCCCCACCATCGCCAAGGGAAACTTCCCACCGTAtgggcgagacttcgacggggGCGTCGCCACCGGCAGGTTCTCCAATGGGCGCCTCGCCACGGACTTCTTTTCGGAGGCGTTCGGGTTGCCGTCGTCTGTGCCGGCGTACCTGGACCCCAGCTACTCGATCGACCAGCTCGCCATGGGTGTGAGCTTTGCCTCCGCAGGCACCGGGCTGGATGATTTAACAGCAAAAATCGCA TCAGTGATACCTTTGAGGCAGCAGCTGGAGTACTTCAAGGAGTACAAGGAGAGACTGAAACTCGCAAAGGGGGAGTCCATGGCCAAAGAGATCGTCGCGGAGGCTCTCTATGTCTTCAGCATCGGCACCAACGACTTCATCCTGAACTACTTCGTCCTTCCTCTCCGCCCGGCCCAGTACACCGCGCCGGAGTACGTTACCTACCTAATTGGCCTAGCTGACGCGGCCGTTCGTGACGCCTACGACCTCGGCGCGCGCAAGATCGAATTCACCGGCCTTGCGCCGTTCGGCTGCGTACCTTCAGCCAGGACGCTGAACCACGACGAGCCCGGCGAGTGCAACGAGGAGCACAACCAGTTAGCGATGAGATTCAACGCCGAGCTGCAGGAGGCCGTGAGGAAGCTCAATGGTGACCTCGCCGGCGCGCAGGTGGTGTACGCAGAGACGTACAGCGTGGTGTCTACCATCATTGCCAACCCGTCGTTCTACG GATTCGAGAACGTGGCGCAAGGTTGCTGTGGCACAGGACTCATCGAGACATCTGTCCTATGCGGCTTGGATCGACCGTTGACGTGTCAAGACGCGGATAA GGTGCAAGATATCCCGGTCAGTTTGGGTAACCAGAGTCAACAAG AGCTAACCCTCGCCGACGGCagctacgagcttcacccggcgccagaagatgaagctgtagcagagccgccGCTTGCAAGAGTCGAGCTGGTGCACGGCGAAGACCAGTTTGCTTCCATCCTGCTTGAAG ATGGCTCACCCCGTGTACATTGCGGTTGGTGTAGATGGAACCACCCACTCGAGGTGCCTCCATTACGAGGGTTTTCCGGCCATACTGTGGGACACCCTGCATTCCTTTGGGTACCCATCACCGCCTGTTTACGTGGGACGCGCGTACCAGGACCATGGGATTCCTCGGAGCTACGTGCAGGtgaaggtgcccccacccccGGACTAGCCATAGTGGCCACTTTTGGAGGTTGTGGCCAAGGGACACACGTTGCAAGACACGTGGGAGTTTGCAGCTTTGCAAGCACTGACACAATTTTGCAGGGCACACCCCATGGAGATTATGttagacccgattgggttgtttCCCGCCAGAGATAG
- the LOC101781030 gene encoding GDSL esterase/lipase At2g42990 isoform X2 encodes MKHIVISAPIQLFRILPIHWSRCIYSGLPFNIELPVKMSSESLCYWLLLLVAHFSLSPSRATAGKVSAIIVFGDSTVDAGNNNFIPTIAKGNFPPYGRDFDGGVATGRFSNGRLATDFFSEAFGLPSSVPAYLDPSYSIDQLAMGVSFASAGTGLDDLTAKIASVIPLRQQLEYFKEYKERLKLAKGESMAKEIVAEALYVFSIGTNDFILNYFVLPLRPAQYTAPEYVTYLIGLADAAVRDAYDLGARKIEFTGLAPFGCVPSARTLNHDEPGECNEEHNQLAMRFNAELQEAVRKLNGDLAGAQVVYAETYSVVSTIIANPSFYGFENVAQGCCGTGLIETSVLCGLDRPLTCQDADKVQDIPVSLGNQSQQELTLADGSYELHPAPEDEAVAEPPLARVELVHGEDQFASILLEGDVGAPDFAACGTWPPQLPPGWTVEWGPSSDGEDRDK; translated from the exons ATGAAGCATATAGTAATCTCTGCTCCGATCCAGCTATTTAGGATACTACCGATTCATTGGAGTCGTTGCATCTACTCCGGTTTGCCCTTCAATATAGAGCTACCAGTCAAGATGTCCTCAGAGAGCCTGTGCTACTGGCTGCTGCTTCTCGTCGCGCATTTCTCGCTCTCACCCAGCAGGGCCACCGCCGGCAAGGTGTCAGCGATCATTGTGTTCGGGGATTCGACGGTCGACGCAGGCAACAACAACTTCATCCCCACCATCGCCAAGGGAAACTTCCCACCGTAtgggcgagacttcgacggggGCGTCGCCACCGGCAGGTTCTCCAATGGGCGCCTCGCCACGGACTTCTTTTCGGAGGCGTTCGGGTTGCCGTCGTCTGTGCCGGCGTACCTGGACCCCAGCTACTCGATCGACCAGCTCGCCATGGGTGTGAGCTTTGCCTCCGCAGGCACCGGGCTGGATGATTTAACAGCAAAAATCGCA TCAGTGATACCTTTGAGGCAGCAGCTGGAGTACTTCAAGGAGTACAAGGAGAGACTGAAACTCGCAAAGGGGGAGTCCATGGCCAAAGAGATCGTCGCGGAGGCTCTCTATGTCTTCAGCATCGGCACCAACGACTTCATCCTGAACTACTTCGTCCTTCCTCTCCGCCCGGCCCAGTACACCGCGCCGGAGTACGTTACCTACCTAATTGGCCTAGCTGACGCGGCCGTTCGTGACGCCTACGACCTCGGCGCGCGCAAGATCGAATTCACCGGCCTTGCGCCGTTCGGCTGCGTACCTTCAGCCAGGACGCTGAACCACGACGAGCCCGGCGAGTGCAACGAGGAGCACAACCAGTTAGCGATGAGATTCAACGCCGAGCTGCAGGAGGCCGTGAGGAAGCTCAATGGTGACCTCGCCGGCGCGCAGGTGGTGTACGCAGAGACGTACAGCGTGGTGTCTACCATCATTGCCAACCCGTCGTTCTACG GATTCGAGAACGTGGCGCAAGGTTGCTGTGGCACAGGACTCATCGAGACATCTGTCCTATGCGGCTTGGATCGACCGTTGACGTGTCAAGACGCGGATAA GGTGCAAGATATCCCGGTCAGTTTGGGTAACCAGAGTCAACAAG AGCTAACCCTCGCCGACGGCagctacgagcttcacccggcgccagaagatgaagctgtagcagagccgccGCTTGCAAGAGTCGAGCTGGTGCACGGCGAAGACCAGTTTGCTTCCATCCTGCTTGAAG gtgatgttggaGCCCCTGATtttgctgcttgtggcacttggcctccccagcttcctcctgggtggacggttgagtggggtccctcctcggacggtgaggacagGGACAAGtaa
- the LOC101781030 gene encoding GDSL esterase/lipase At2g42990 isoform X3: MKHIVISAPIQLFRILPIHWSRCIYSGLPFNIELPVKMSSESLCYWLLLLVAHFSLSPSRATAGKVSAIIVFGDSTVDAGNNNFIPTIAKGNFPPYGRDFDGGVATGRFSNGRLATDFFSEAFGLPSSVPAYLDPSYSIDQLAMGVSFASAGTGLDDLTAKIASVIPLRQQLEYFKEYKERLKLAKGESMAKEIVAEALYVFSIGTNDFILNYFVLPLRPAQYTAPEYVTYLIGLADAAVRDAYDLGARKIEFTGLAPFGCVPSARTLNHDEPGECNEEHNQLAMRFNAELQEAVRKLNGDLAGAQVVYAETYSVVSTIIANPSFYGFENVAQGCCGTGLIETSVLCGLDRPLTCQDADKVQDIPVSLGNQSQQELTLADGSYELHPAPEDEAVAEPPLARVELVHGEDQFASILLEELQQESAEEEAPKN, translated from the exons ATGAAGCATATAGTAATCTCTGCTCCGATCCAGCTATTTAGGATACTACCGATTCATTGGAGTCGTTGCATCTACTCCGGTTTGCCCTTCAATATAGAGCTACCAGTCAAGATGTCCTCAGAGAGCCTGTGCTACTGGCTGCTGCTTCTCGTCGCGCATTTCTCGCTCTCACCCAGCAGGGCCACCGCCGGCAAGGTGTCAGCGATCATTGTGTTCGGGGATTCGACGGTCGACGCAGGCAACAACAACTTCATCCCCACCATCGCCAAGGGAAACTTCCCACCGTAtgggcgagacttcgacggggGCGTCGCCACCGGCAGGTTCTCCAATGGGCGCCTCGCCACGGACTTCTTTTCGGAGGCGTTCGGGTTGCCGTCGTCTGTGCCGGCGTACCTGGACCCCAGCTACTCGATCGACCAGCTCGCCATGGGTGTGAGCTTTGCCTCCGCAGGCACCGGGCTGGATGATTTAACAGCAAAAATCGCA TCAGTGATACCTTTGAGGCAGCAGCTGGAGTACTTCAAGGAGTACAAGGAGAGACTGAAACTCGCAAAGGGGGAGTCCATGGCCAAAGAGATCGTCGCGGAGGCTCTCTATGTCTTCAGCATCGGCACCAACGACTTCATCCTGAACTACTTCGTCCTTCCTCTCCGCCCGGCCCAGTACACCGCGCCGGAGTACGTTACCTACCTAATTGGCCTAGCTGACGCGGCCGTTCGTGACGCCTACGACCTCGGCGCGCGCAAGATCGAATTCACCGGCCTTGCGCCGTTCGGCTGCGTACCTTCAGCCAGGACGCTGAACCACGACGAGCCCGGCGAGTGCAACGAGGAGCACAACCAGTTAGCGATGAGATTCAACGCCGAGCTGCAGGAGGCCGTGAGGAAGCTCAATGGTGACCTCGCCGGCGCGCAGGTGGTGTACGCAGAGACGTACAGCGTGGTGTCTACCATCATTGCCAACCCGTCGTTCTACG GATTCGAGAACGTGGCGCAAGGTTGCTGTGGCACAGGACTCATCGAGACATCTGTCCTATGCGGCTTGGATCGACCGTTGACGTGTCAAGACGCGGATAA GGTGCAAGATATCCCGGTCAGTTTGGGTAACCAGAGTCAACAAG AGCTAACCCTCGCCGACGGCagctacgagcttcacccggcgccagaagatgaagctgtagcagagccgccGCTTGCAAGAGTCGAGCTGGTGCACGGCGAAGACCAGTTTGCTTCCATCCTGCTTGAAG AGCTGCAGCAGGAGTCcgctgaggaagaagccccgaagaactag
- the LOC101781030 gene encoding GDSL esterase/lipase At2g42990 isoform X4 produces MKHIVISAPIQLFRILPIHWSRCIYSGLPFNIELPVKMSSESLCYWLLLLVAHFSLSPSRATAGKVSAIIVFGDSTVDAGNNNFIPTIAKGNFPPYGRDFDGGVATGRFSNGRLATDFFSEAFGLPSSVPAYLDPSYSIDQLAMGVSFASAGTGLDDLTAKIASVIPLRQQLEYFKEYKERLKLAKGESMAKEIVAEALYVFSIGTNDFILNYFVLPLRPAQYTAPEYVTYLIGLADAAVRDAYDLGARKIEFTGLAPFGCVPSARTLNHDEPGECNEEHNQLAMRFNAELQEAVRKLNGDLAGAQVVYAETYSVVSTIIANPSFYGFENVAQGCCGTGLIETSVLCGLDRPLTCQDADKVQDIPVSLGNQSQQGRTYLHIHNT; encoded by the exons ATGAAGCATATAGTAATCTCTGCTCCGATCCAGCTATTTAGGATACTACCGATTCATTGGAGTCGTTGCATCTACTCCGGTTTGCCCTTCAATATAGAGCTACCAGTCAAGATGTCCTCAGAGAGCCTGTGCTACTGGCTGCTGCTTCTCGTCGCGCATTTCTCGCTCTCACCCAGCAGGGCCACCGCCGGCAAGGTGTCAGCGATCATTGTGTTCGGGGATTCGACGGTCGACGCAGGCAACAACAACTTCATCCCCACCATCGCCAAGGGAAACTTCCCACCGTAtgggcgagacttcgacggggGCGTCGCCACCGGCAGGTTCTCCAATGGGCGCCTCGCCACGGACTTCTTTTCGGAGGCGTTCGGGTTGCCGTCGTCTGTGCCGGCGTACCTGGACCCCAGCTACTCGATCGACCAGCTCGCCATGGGTGTGAGCTTTGCCTCCGCAGGCACCGGGCTGGATGATTTAACAGCAAAAATCGCA TCAGTGATACCTTTGAGGCAGCAGCTGGAGTACTTCAAGGAGTACAAGGAGAGACTGAAACTCGCAAAGGGGGAGTCCATGGCCAAAGAGATCGTCGCGGAGGCTCTCTATGTCTTCAGCATCGGCACCAACGACTTCATCCTGAACTACTTCGTCCTTCCTCTCCGCCCGGCCCAGTACACCGCGCCGGAGTACGTTACCTACCTAATTGGCCTAGCTGACGCGGCCGTTCGTGACGCCTACGACCTCGGCGCGCGCAAGATCGAATTCACCGGCCTTGCGCCGTTCGGCTGCGTACCTTCAGCCAGGACGCTGAACCACGACGAGCCCGGCGAGTGCAACGAGGAGCACAACCAGTTAGCGATGAGATTCAACGCCGAGCTGCAGGAGGCCGTGAGGAAGCTCAATGGTGACCTCGCCGGCGCGCAGGTGGTGTACGCAGAGACGTACAGCGTGGTGTCTACCATCATTGCCAACCCGTCGTTCTACG GATTCGAGAACGTGGCGCAAGGTTGCTGTGGCACAGGACTCATCGAGACATCTGTCCTATGCGGCTTGGATCGACCGTTGACGTGTCAAGACGCGGATAA GGTGCAAGATATCCCGGTCAGTTTGGGTAACCAGAGTCAACAAGGTAGAACTTACCTGCACATTCATAATACATAA